The region aaaaaaaagtaatgctGATCTTGTTGGTTTTGCTAACAAAATATCAGTATATGTGATATAGTAGTATGATAAGTAGTACTCCTTCCAttccataatagtggagtcattttgtcattttgatataATAGTGgagttgtttttctttttaatactaaaagtcaacatatttcttctcagttactttaggccatccacaacgctgtcaataaaccgtcccttaaattactattcgcgggccccactgtacttttttactccatctcttaactaagggacggaacctgcaaccctctgtctcttaaccgtcccttaaattactattcattcaatttcattttttatttttatttccaaccaaattcaataaaaaaacacacttcattaaaaataaaataaaattataacataaaataaaaatacaacttaaaattcaaaaaataaaaaaagacataattaaaatcctaaaaaaataaaaatgacataatttaaatacaattttatagaaaataaaaaaaactactctgccGACGAATCATCCctcgaaggcggtggaggtgcactgaagccttGAGGAGGTGGAAtgtcaagttgtgctgccataaacgtaattccgttaagccaggcttggtattgggcgggcgtcatgcgggaagtgtctgccattgtggcggtcatgtacatggccataagggagttggggggtcccccgagcccgagcccgcctggcttgattcggctcggcccctcctccctctagccgccttctccgcatttctcccttgcggccgacggcgcccacgggaggaccccccggcatcgtctgccggggTCTCAGCCTCCTGCGAGTCAAACTCTTGTGGCctgctgcccgaaccgccctcaccagaagagtattggccactcgtcgtatgcttcgtgcgcttcgaggtcgagccagTGCTGGACCGCATACCGccgacccacctttcctcgtccttgacgacctcccaaacatcgacatatttgaaatGTTTGCCGGAGTCGTCGTAGTAGACCCGCAAacccgacctcagaatgtcggctcccgtggctccgctttggtaatgagccgcttcttACTTGTGGATGGCGCataatcgtttgacctctctgtcgactcggtcaaagtgagcgcgaagcatcttatatgtgcggcatcgggtctttttcggcttaatctcgtggtagacctcggtgacctttttccAGAAGCACTttcggggttgttgattcccgacgatgggatcgtacgagacgctgatccaggcgttgtacaccgccagcgtttctttggggccgtacggatgccggcctagatcctcctcctcgtccgcctccgccctagagcttcccccgcctcggcctcctcccccgcctcggccttcttccggagtgggttgaaccggataatcctcctgaatctgggataatccctacgaataccgcggggcggagggacggtcgtatgcatcaacatcaaaattgagtggttggtacccccggcgtccACGAaacctgggtgcccggcgtcaacgaaccggaaccacccaatgtgttgtacatgttcccagtcgccgaacgcgttgagatcccacccgccggagccgccaccgccggagtttccgtcgccagacattttgtgatgagatgttagatgaaaattggagatgatttgggaagaatagatgtgtagttgtgtgtgaaatgagaatgaattaggagtatttatagagtaaaaagaatttaaaaaaaaaaggaaaaacggctattaacggtaatattaccgtttcacattttttttatttatatcatattttttaaaaaaaaatgaattattgcgttaGCGTGATGATGCCCACtcatggcctgggagcgcgtcaagtcgcctcggcgcgtggcgagccgtcTCGCGTTTCGTCACGGCGGAACGGGACGggtgacgggctggggacgagacggggcgcggcaacgcgtcacgccgccgtcccATCCCTGAGTGACGGGATACGggtcacccgcgtgacgcgttgcgggtggccttactctcttactttaatttattttctattcatcttcaacctttttcatttcttactctattattatattcctttacttaactcacttagtatagtttttcttaaatcacgtgcCGGAAAAAAATATCTCCACTACTACGGAACGGAATCacatgccgaaaagaaactcGGAAGaagtatatatttaaaattccAGCTGGTTTTGTATAAAGTTGGCTGATAATTTATCTGTGTGTCACCTCCAGTACATACAATTTGCTGTTACAGATTGATCAATCATTTCTGATAAATAAAGTTTTCAATAGATAAATAAAGTTTTCAATAGATAAATAAACTCTAGGCTCTAGCATCACCATTTGTTGAATATTGAATGATAATAATGGGCTGGAAAATGAATATTCTTTTAACAAAAATGTAGTAAAaacattagtattttttttttctaagagAGTAATTATCCTTcaagttattatttttttccaaggAAATAATCACCtttctattttttgtgaaaGATGAGAGAGGGCTAGCTGTTTTGCATTGATGGGGAAGTAGTTTGTGGCCTTCATTAATGCACTGTTTTTTTCTATCATACTATTAATTACATATATAGGAGTACGATATTAGAGtaatcatttatatatatttatagtagCTGTAATATACTGTGagttttaattaaatcattaataTTATGTCACATGCCATGTATCAAAACTATCGTCCAAATATGTAGATATGCATATATTCGTAcggggtcgttatcgtgtcaaccCATTATCGACCCAACCTAATAAGGTCAAAACCCAACTCAACCTGAAATCATCGGGTTCTTATTGTGTCTCAACccaacgggttcgtgtcggatTCGTGTGTGTTACTGTTATCGtgtaccaaaaaaaaaagtcaatCCTCTGTTAATGATAGTCAGCTagcttgacacgacacgataacgactaaaacatgatgttattatacgatttaaacatgatattacacgataaaataaaaattatcaaattaaaataattattttcttaatcaaaataataaaattaaagtatagtaatattaaatctaaataataaaattaatactccctccgtcccgcactactcgcacttatttcctttttgggcgtcccaagttacttgcactctttccatttttagtaaaaaatttcacctagagccgtcattttttactttcctatacactcattccttaatctccgtgccgaaaaggaaaggagcgattagcccgggacggagggagtatttaataaaatctaagcataaaattttcttaaaattcataaaaaattaattaatactattttttaattaataaatttaaagtagtattttttaattaattaaaattaaactataatatttttaaattaattaaaattaaacaataatatttttttcaacaaaaataactaaaattaaattttaataattttttaattaataaaaagtaattattttttcttaacGTCTAAACCTGACCCGACCCAACCCGTTATCTTCGggttcttattgggtcgacccTATAAGGACTCAAATCCTAAACGTGCGTGTTTGTGTCGTATTATCGTGTCGTATAAAAAATTGTCAGCTCTAATATATTTGTTGGCATTAAATTTTTGTCACAGGGGCACCATTGtcaaaatgtaataaattattctATAAATTCACTACCATGAGCTGACTGGAAGCCATAACAAGTGATGGCTTCTAAACTGGTGTTTGCACTGatcttctctctcttcttgGTTGCTCaagtaaaatattttatttttattttttatttttagtataccTTTTAAAAATTAGACCAGTGTAAAAAAGAAGCCTAAGAATTTTAATAACATCGCCATTTTTTGTCATGCAGGTTTCATCTGATTCAAAGAAGAATGAAGAATCCAGCCATGTTAGTTCTAACACTTAATATTTTcgttaatttatttaataatatctgaataatttattttccattttcaaatttttttttttcttcaggTTTTCAGCGGAGGAGACAATGAACGAATGGACGAGGGTAAGTTACCTTCACTTGAATCACACAAGATATCGTTGGTAAAACCATCTATGTTCTTTTCTTTCACATAGTTACTACtccatcttttattttattatatttcaattcaattttgtATTTGCTTAATTAGATACTATGTTATTTCAGATAACTATGTCCAGCTCATTATTGTGATCCCCACCATATTATCATGaacattcaaaatattttttggtTCATTCAAATACCAATTTAATTGTTATTAATACATCAAGAAATAGTTATGTGACCATGAACTTTTGAATTGTCACAATACTTTACAGTGCAATACTTCAAAGATGGGGTAATATCCCGAGGGCGAGGTCTTGGCCTCGCCCCATCTCCGGCCCCAACCCCTAGCCAGGGGATCGACTGCGGTGGGCTTTGCAAGACGCGGTGCAGCCTCCACTCGAGACAGAATACGTGCTTGAGGGCGTGTGGAACATGTTGTGCTAGGTGCAAGTGTGTGCCCCCAGGGACCTTTGGCAACAGAGAAATGTGTGGAACATGTTACACAAATATGACCACCCATGGAAATAAGAGCAAGTGCCCataatcaattaaaattaattaatatctatgGGGCCCCCTTTTTGCAGCTGGATCTTTTAATGGCTTCATTGTATCAGACTATTAGGTTAAGCTTGGTGGTACTATTTTGTTTGGATTGAACTTATTGCtgttcttgttttctttgaACTTGTGTAATATATGGAGTATCTTTCAATGAGgagttgggatatttttatcgctactactatttttttttttttggatgttTCAATAAAACGGTGAAAATTTTAGGTGAAggaaaatatatactactattgcTGAAATCGCTGGGGTTATTAACTGCTTTGATTCAATATTTTGTGGAATCAAAGCTGAACAGGGTAGATTAATTTACATTAGTTAAATCTGTGAAAGTTTCAAATTAATGGTTGACAAGATGAGGCCACTATGAATTTAATTTACTACGTGTATAGGTAAATTATTGGGTGTGGGCTACAAAATTATTTATCGGTGTCGACATTTCTGGAAATAATTAATTGGGTAGCTATGTTGTACTTGGCCCATCTCAAAtgtcaattttacattaaattaaGAAGTTCCGAGTGGCTATTTATATATAGTtgctattttatcttaattaatTCGCTTATATAATACACACGGGAGATGGTTATGAGACAACCGAAAACATGAATATCCGTAAGATTAAGAGTTAAGACCATACATAACTTCTTTTCACGAGGTTCCCGACCTAAATTCCTTAggtcatctgcaacgctgtctcttattcgtcgcttaaccgtctcttaaattactattcttgggccccactgtacttttttactccatctcttaactaatgGACGGAatctgcaaccctccatctcttattcgtcccttaaccgtctcttaaattactattcattcaatttcatttttttccaacaaattcaattaataaaaacacacttcattaaacaaaataaaattacaacataaaataaaaatacaacttaaaatttaaaaaaataaaaaaaaacacataattaaaattctaaaaaaataaaaattacataatttaaaatacaattttatagaaaataaaaaaactactccgccggcgaatcatcccccgaaggcggtggaggtgcactgaagccacctggaggcggaataccaagatgtcttgccataaactcaatttcGGCAAGATatgcttggtattggggagacgtcatgcgggaagtgtccgccattgtggcggtcatgtacatggacattagggagttcgagggtgcccccgagcccgagcccgcctggcttgattcggttcggcccctcctccctctagacgccttcgccgcatttctccctagcggccgacggcgcccacaggaggaccccccggcatcgtctgccgtgccctcaacctcctgcgaggcaaactcttgtgcggcgctgcccgaaccgccctcactagacgagtattggccacccgtcgtgtgcttcatgcgcttcgaggtcgagcccgagctggacatGACACCGTcgacccacctttcctcgtctttgacgacctcccaaacatcgacatgtttgaattgtttgccggtgtcgtcgaagtagactcgcaaagccgacctcagaatgtcggctccctctggctccgctttggtaatgagccgcttcactcttgtagatagcatagaattttttgacctctctgtcgactcggtcaaagtgagcgtggagcatcttaaatgtgcggcggcgggaccccttcggcttaatatcgtggtaggcctcggtgacctttatCCAGAAGCACTTTCgtgattgttgattcccgacgatgggatcgtacgagacgatgatccaggcgttgtacacagccaGTGTTTCCTTGgggttgtacggatgccggcctagatcctcctcctcttcctcgtcgtccgcctccgccctggagcttccaccgcctcggctgcctccaccgcctcggcctccttccggagtgAGTTCAgccgaataatcctcccgaatctgggataatccatgcgaatacctcggggcggagggacgggcgtatgcattcacatcaaaatgggggtggttggtaccccccggcgtcaacgaaccctgggtgcccggcgtcgacgaactggaaccaccacccaggacattgtacatgtcCCCctagtcgccgaacgcgttgatgtcaaacccgccggagccgccaccgctagagtttccgtcgccggacattttgtggtaagaggttagatgaaaattggagagaaaatggagatgatttgggaagaatagatgtgtatttgtgtgtgaaatgaagatgaattatgagtatttatagattaaaaataaataataaaaaaaaaagaaaaaaacggtaataataacGGTAAAATTAccgttttttgattttttattttattattatttttttaaaatttgaattttaaaaagatttattgcgtcagcgtggcGATGCCCACCTGCGGGCTGGCGAGTgcgcgtcacgcatggcgccggagcgtgCCACGTCGCGCTGGCGGgtggcgagacggctcgccatccatctcggcgggctggggacgagacgggactctgcaacgcgtctcgccgccgtctcgtcccggcgtgacgggttacgagccacccgcgtgacgcgttgcgggtggccttaggaAAACACATGGAAATATTCCTGCGATCATAACATTATTAGTACCAAAGTCTGCTGGGGAATGTACCACTGAAAATGATTTGTTCAATAGTCTAACTCTTCATTGCAAAACATAAATTGATCATCTTCAATTCCAGGAATGTCATGGTAGTTTTCCTTGTTGAACGAAACATGTGTGGATATATGCAGCCATGGTGTTCCTCATCCTCCATAGTCCAAACTCTGGAGTTCTCTCGTCTACAAGAAAAGTGACTGACAGTCTAGCAACTTTACAATTGTAGTCTGATCACAATTTTTTGAAATCATTCTTTTAAAGCATGGTGTACGACATTGAAATCTGTCTATACGTATTAAATTGCGATTTTTGCTACATTTCTATCAACTCTAGATTGAAGTGGGTTGAAGCAGGCCTATAAGCCCACacacttttatttttcatttttgggaaAAAATAATACAGTATGTTTGAAAATCATATAATGTGGCTAACTAAATTTAAGTATATTTATATAGAGAGAGTGAGGGCATTATAAtgctaatttttcttaaattgctaacttacTAAGTaatcaacgcagtgtattaaaaatgtcaacacaaaatttgtgttgacattttaatatactgtgttgatatttcaAGTATCAGTGTaaacacaatgtattaaaatatcaactaagtTTATGTTGGCATTTCAATGTGACCGTGTTAACATTTTTAAATTAGCAGAGTtaacaacttaagaaagttagtATCGGATTACACCTctatgtatttttatatttaaatcagaaaaataaaattattctaTCCGCTTCTGGGAGGAATTCTAAGTTTCCAGCCCACTCAGTTTCCAAGATTTTGTAAACTAAAACTAGAAAAGCCCACTATGATATTTTAATCAGATAGAACATTGTATTGGCTAAGCTCGTAATAAAtaatctttttatttatatatttgagaaaaaaaatctgAATCCAAAATCGTTAAATATTAAAGTCGTCGTGCTTTCGAAATCAGAAGAGCTGTTATTTTTTCGcatttaacataaaatgaatATTCTGTTCGTACCAACATAGTTGAGCTGTATACCTATCCAGGATGTCTCAATTTAATTGGGTTGACATTTCcctttatggtaaaaataaaaaatttaatcattcttatattattttctacttttacttagagcatccgcatcgctGGCTCAATGTTGTCTCGGTCTCATCTCGGCGAGACGAGACAACATCGAGCCAGCGATGCGGATACTCCGTCTCGTCTCGTGTCCCTCCGCCGAGAGAAGGCTGCCGAGCCAGCTCGCCACACGCgttggccacgtggcgagctcccgtgCGGCcttgacgcccactcgccggccaggGAGTGAGCGTCATTTATATCCGTTgaataaatgttttttttttgtttttttaaattcagaaaaaaaatcaaaaattaaaaaaaaatcccccAAAAATACTAGCTGTTTATAGCCGATAGCCGTTTTCCCAATATTTCTTTCTATTCCACATTATCAAATCCCCAGTCCGTACATGATTTATGGAGAATATgatcgacatcatgtatacgtgcataatcttgcacaacatgattgtcgccgacaaAGGACCTAAAGCGGGAAATTGgctcgaccctgaaaccccgggaagctctaccgcaagtagtccgcctcgtaGTGGAGTGCATCCTTCTTTGCAAGAGCGAATGTGTGTTCGGACAATGACATGTGATTCTATCGCCCACGCCCAACTTCaggatgatctaatggagcacatttgggcaaaatttggcaaccgttAGAAGATCACCATATCACTTTCCATGATTATAcgtatttcaataaattgtaatattaggatttcaattatgtatatTTCGTATTTTCGGATATTGTAATTTTCgtggtttttaatgattttatgaattattagtattattttaatatttcaatgaaatattaattgaatttgttggaaataaaaataaaaaataaaattgaatgaatagttaatggatgggatggttaagagatgaagggttgcaggtgatgtctcttagttaagagatggggtaaaaagTGCAATGGAGcacatgaatagttaagggatgagacggtattgagagcatccacaacggggCGGACGgtagcgcgcccgatgcatcgggagcgctatcgtccgcc is a window of Salvia splendens isolate huo1 chromosome 3, SspV2, whole genome shotgun sequence DNA encoding:
- the LOC121793630 gene encoding gibberellin-regulated protein 14-like encodes the protein MASKLVFALIFSLFLVAQVSSDSKKNEESSHVFSGGDNERMDEVQYFKDGVISRGRGLGLAPSPAPTPSQGIDCGGLCKTRCSLHSRQNTCLRACGTCCARCKCVPPGTFGNREMCGTCYTNMTTHGNKSKCP